The DNA region CCCTTCGCAGTTTGCGAAGGGACGTTGTATTTAGCTCAGCAACCTTGCCGATTTAGTAATCCGGCATGGGTGGCGGAGCGGATTGTCCGTTCTCTGGCATGTCAGTGATGAGCACGTCCGTCGTCAGGATCATGGCCGCGATGCTGGCCGCATTCTCCAGCGCGCCACGGACAACCTTCACCGGGTCAATGACGCCGGCTTTGATCATGTCGCCGTATTCACCCGTGATCACGTTGTAGCCGACGTTCTTATTCTTGTCCTCTTTGGCCTTGCGGCGGATGTTGGCAATGATCACCGAACCATCTTGCCCGGCGTTGTTAGCCAGCTTGCGCAGAGGCGCTTCGAGGGCGCGGCGGACGATGGTGATACCGGCCTGCTCATCATCGTCTTCCAGCTTAATCCTGGATAGAGCTTCGGCGGCGTTGATGAGCGAGACTTCACCGCCGGCCACGATAC from Chloroflexota bacterium includes:
- the groEL gene encoding chaperonin GroEL: IKAPGFGDRRKAMLQDIAVLTGGTVITDELGKKLESTAIADLGRAKKVVATKEDTTIVDGAGNAKAIKGRIEEIKVEIDKSTSDYDKEKLQERLAKLSGGVAIIRVGAATEVELKEKKHRVEDALSAARAAVEEGIVAGGEVSLINAAEALSRIKLEDDDEQAGITIVRRALEAPLRKLANNAGQDGSVIIANIRRKAKEDKNKNVGYNVITGEYGDMIKAGVIDPVKVVRGALENAASIAAMILTTDVLITDMPENGQSAPPPMPDY